One Mauremys reevesii isolate NIE-2019 linkage group 5, ASM1616193v1, whole genome shotgun sequence genomic window carries:
- the LOC120405636 gene encoding kyphoscoliosis peptidase-like produces the protein MRDYTGPSVQMKMDCDRGKSSKPQGVKVSKSVSTICSSSSNANCHESHPIQGPVRQPQGRNHSEKLAPSPDVMSAAARKSQMSDFYNGNMAWGCPSHASEELHQTVEKESQQNGETTPKETMATKRIANAPKDSPIKRTFLFGANKIDNGSKVTLKKSTIHKPPEKGCSPLAVSREGMDGLRGERQAWSSVTQRKKRGDLFPDSKVFSHIDAHVLRVSEQIKSKPALSSVQTIVQLITDEAQSKLETMRAIWMWLCHNIRYDVDGFLGLSQKIHTPEQVLQTGRGVCSGYANLCQEMCREAGLSCVEVSGYGRGTGYQQGQKRQQKKSNHMWNAVQLEGQWYLLDACWGAGTVDAEKRLFIPRYDDFFFLPDPEDFIETHWPDEPEWQLVQPHVSLEDFEQSVFKTSEFFKLQLSLLSPNRSLLKTEHGEATVSLRSTHPAEFSYHLSKLCGDVSQEVLGTTHGMLTVSEKSMTLKVFPPTEGLFELMVFVRPSDAQNPYSWVCSYQIKCLESHKKELPENPFHFWGLHPKGKEFGIEECNCGEDLIVVPTGTLLLTLQTSRPLLATYQLVNKDLDTSLSTKCLASQAEEEKLSCHVLCPFLGYYRLSVFVKDLGGDLFKNAANFLIRCSGSINQNELFPSGLSMHCGTGINTGCRGFSNPSHPAPIINTNQGKCNITFHTRADTEVAAILSKDKVTNMKYPMERYVLLTHLGNKVSICILLPESGLYKVGLFSRNQDHKDFAHVCDYVVRCFSEPQWLPFPRVYSTWRRGCILLQPRTGVLQERSWIRFRVKLPKAYRALVVGQSRTELQPTRSKIWEGEVYTGLAGTMLKLAVKFSQHSTSMDVILLFDVEGSSPGAEGSSG, from the exons ACTACACCGGACCATCCGTGCAAATGAAGATGGACTGCGACCGTGGCAAGTCATCCAAACCCCAGGGTGTCAAAGTGAGCAAATCAGTTTCCACCATTTGCTCTTCCTCAAGTAATGCCAACTGCCATGAAAGCCACCCCATCCAAGGCCCTGTGAGGCAACCTCAGGGTAGGAACCACAGTGAAAAACTGGCCCCGTCCCCAGATGTCATGTCAGCTGCTGCTAGAAAGAGTCAAATGTCAGACTTCTATAATGGCAATATGGCCTGGGGGTGCCCCTCTCATGCCTCAGAGGAGCTCCACCAAACGGTTGAAAAGGAGAGCCAGCAGAATGGGGAGACCACTCCGAAGGAAACCATGGCAACAAAGAGAATAGCCAACGCCCCCAAGGATTCCCCCATCAAGCGTACTTTCCTGTTTGGGGCAAACAAAATTGACAATGGCAGCAAGGTGACCCTGAAGAAATCTACCATCCATAAGCCACCTGAGAAGGGTTGTTCTCCGCTAGCTGTTTCCAGAGAAGGGATGGATGGCCTGAGAGGAGAGAGACAGGCATGGTCCAGCGTGACCCAGAGAAAGAAAAGGGGAGACCTTTTCCCAGACTCAAAGGTTTTCAGCCACATAGATGCTCATGTTCTGCGTGTAAGCGAGCAG ATAAAATCAAAGCCAGCTTTGTCGTCAGTCCAGACCATTGTTCAGCTGATTACTGATGAAGCCCAAAGCAAGCTGGAGACCATGCGAGCAATATGGATGTGGTTGTGTCACAATATCC GATATGATGTGGATGGCTTCTTAGGGTTATCTCAGAAGATCCATACCCCAGAACAGGTCCTGCAGACTGGAAGAGGCGTGTGCTCTGGTTATGCCAATTTATGCCAAGAAATGTGCAG GGAGGCAGGTTTGAGCTGCGTTGAAGTGTCGGGCTATGGGAGAGGTACTGGATACCAACAAGGGCAAAAACGCCAACAAAAGAAATCCAACCACATGTGGAACGCAGTTCAGCTGGAAGGGCAGTGGTACCTGCTGGATGCATGCTGGGGTGCAGGCACTGTGGATGCGGAGAAGAGATTGTTTATACCCAG GTACGATGACTTCTTCTTTCTACCCGACCCTGAGGATTTCATTGAGACCCACTGGCCTGATGAGCCAGAATGGCAGCTTGTGCAGCCGCATGTCTCACTAGAAGACTTTGAACAGAGTGTTTTTAAAACATCGGAGTTTTTCAAACTGCAGCTCTCCCTTCTCTCTCCAAACCGCTCCCTTCTCAAAACAG AACACGGGGAAGCAACAGTGTCTCTGAGGAGCACACATCCAGCAGAATTTAGCTACCATCTTTCCAAGCTCTGTGGCGACGTTAGCCAAGAAGTGTTAGGCACGACTCACGGGATGCTGACGGTGTCCGAGAAGAGCATGACTCTCAAAGTTTTCCCCCCTACTGAGGGCTTGTTTGAGCTGATGGTCTTTGTGCGCCCGTCGGACGCTCAGAACCCCTATAGCTGGGTGTGTTCCTATCAGATCAAGTGCCTGGAGTCCCATAAGAAAGAACTGCCTGAAAACCCCTTTCATTTCTGGGGCCTCCATCCGAAGGGGAAAGAATTTGGGATTGAGGAGTGCAACTGCGGAGAGGACTTGATTGTTGTTCCAACAGGAACTTTGCTGTTGACGCTACAGACATCTAGACCCTTGCTGGCCACGTACCAGCTGGTGAATAAAGATCTAGACACCTCCCTGAGCACGAAGTGCCTGGCCTCTCAagcagaggaggagaagctgAGTTGCCACGTGCTGTGTCCTTTTCTGGGTTACTACAGGCTCTCGGTGTTTGTGAAAGATTTAGGAGGTGACCTGTTCAAAAATGCAGCCAATTTCCTCATTCGTTGCTCTGGTTCCATCAACCAGAACGAGCTCTTCCCCTCTGGCCTCAGCATGCACTGTGGGACAGGGATCAACACCGGCTGTAGGGGCTTTTCTAACCCCAGCCACCCTGCCCCCATCATCAACACCAACCAGGGTAAGTGCAACATCACATTCCACACCCGGGCGGACACCGAAGTGGCCGCCATCCTGAGTAAGGACAAAGTCACCAACATGAAGTACCCCATGGAGAGATATGTCCTGCTCACCCATCTGGGAAACAAGGTCAGCATCTGTATCCTGCTTCCTGAATCGGGCCTCTACAAAGTAGGGCTCTTCAGCAGGAACCAGGACCACAAGGACTTTGCTCATGTCTGCGACTACGTTGTCCGCTGCTTTTCCGAGCCACAGTGGCTTCCGTTCCCCCGAGTGTACAGCACATGGAGGAGAGGCTGCATCTTGCTACAGCCCAGGACGGGAGTGCTCCAGGAACGAAGCTGGATCAGGTTCAGAGTCAAGCTGCCAAAAGCCTACAGAGCTCTCGTGGTCGGGCAATCCAGGACTGAACTGCAGCCAACTCGCAGCAAGATCTGGGAGGGGGAGGTGTACACCGGGCTCGCTGGGACTATGCTCAAGCTGGCAGTGAAGTTCAGCCAGCATTCCACCAGCATGGATGTCATCCTGTTGTTCGATGTGGAAGGCAGCTCCCCCGGTGCCGAGGGGTCTTCAGGGTAA